The Wansuia hejianensis genomic interval TATTCGCAGTGGCAGTCAGAGGATGAAACTGTTTATCTCAATATGGGAGCATATGGAACAGCAATTGGAAGCATTCGGACGAAAGAAGGGGTTAAAAATGTATATTTTAAGATGGGTTTAACCAATGGTATTGATATATATGAAAAAATCGAAGAAAAAGATGGGCAGCAAAGTCTGAAAAAACTTGAGCATTGGCTCGGAGATTTTCAAAATGAACGTGAATTTATAGCTACAGTTATAGAAACCGTATATTTTGAACAAGGTCAAAAAATAAAGTTGCATCAATTGGAAAAGAATGAGCGCCCTATGGAAGAGCAACCAAATACAAAATGGGCTTCTGATGACGGAACTATTTTATTGACGGCTGGAGAACAGGGGACTCCAATCACAGGCAGTATTCAGGTGGGCGATGATTCAATTTCTATTTTGTATGTGGCAAGGGGATAGTACAGCGGCTAAAATATATCCTTTAGATGTAGTTGCTGGGAGAGATGATGAAATTAAACCGGAAAATCGTATTGGGCTCTGCAGAATTTCGTACAGCTGGATGAGTGAGGATGAATTTTTAGCAGATATAATGGAAAGCGATAACTATGGAAGAAAGACAAACCATTCGATTTACCCGTATAGAATGAAAAGTATACCGTAAATCTTACATCCGCCCGTCAGGGCATGCATTATGGGGTGCCCTGCGGGTATGATCGCTCAAAAGCATATATTGTGTTACTCAACCATTCTGCGGATAAAAAATTGTTACCGCTGCGATGCCGGCAGATTCGGGTTTAGCCCTGAATCTGCCGGCATTTCTTCATTCTCATCTCATATTTCCTGATCCCCGGCATAAAATACTATAAAGCGAAAAAGAGGGACCTGTTATGAAAAAATGTTTTTTATTGGCCCCGCTGATCCTGCTGATGGCCTGTCTCTGCTGCGGCTGTGGAATCACGAACGTGGAGGAGGGAGAGCGGAAGGCAGTGGAATATACGGTGTTGAAGACGGATGCCATCCCTCCGGAAGTCGCGGAGGTCATTAAAGCTCAGGGTGATGCGGAATTCCAGATGACGTATAAGAGCGACGGATTTCTTTACATCCTCAGAGGCTATGGAAAGCAGAAGTCCGGGGGCTACAGCATTCAGGTAGAGGAAGTGACGGCCACAGACGGGGCGCTGCATGTGAAGACCCGGCTGCTGGGGCCGGAGACGAAGGAGGAACAGAAGGGGGACGGATCGGTTCCCTATCTGGTAATCAAGACGGAGGATTTGGAACTGCCGGTAGTATTTGAGTGAGAGGAGGAAGCGGTATGGAATTGATAAAAAATCATCTGCATCAGCTGAATATGAAATCTGAGGCTGTGAGCCAGGTGACCTTTGATGAGGACTACAATGTGCCGGATGTGAAGCCGGACGTTGGACGGATGATCCAGAAAAAAGGCGAGGTGACGGTGGCCGAGGTCCAGGTGAACGAGGGAAGGGCCAAAATCGCAGGCAGCCTCTGCTTTTCGCTGCTGTACGTGTCTGACGGAGAGGAGAAGAAGGTCTACAGCCTGGAGGGGGAATTGCCCATTGACGAAAGCCTGAACCTGGACGGTCTTTCCAGCGGGGATAAAATCTGTCTGAAATGGGAGATCGAAGATCTCAGCATCCATCTGATCAATTCCCGGAAGCTGAACGTGAAGGCAATCGTGACCTTTAACGCCTCAGTGGAAGAGCTGGCGGACATTGAGCTTCCGACGGATCTGAAGGAGCCTGAGGACGTATCTGTGAAAAAGAAGAATATCCGGGTGCTGGAGCTGGGGGTACATAAAAAAGATACGCTCCGCGTGAAGAAAGAAATGACAATCGCGTCCAACAAGCCGAATATTCATGGAATCCTCTGGAAGGATATAGAAATCCGGGGAATGGACCTCCGGGCCGAAGAAGATAAGATGTCGGTAAAAGGCGAGCTTTTCGTATTCGTGCTGTATGCGGGCGCGGATGAAGACAATCCGCTGCAGTGGCTGGAGCAGGCAATTCCCTTCAGCGGCGAGGTGGAATGCGCCGGCTGTACCTCTGATATGATACCGAATATTGAAGTGACGATGATTCAGAATACCATGGAAATCGCTCCCGACGCCGACGGCGAGGAACGGATGCTGCAGATGGACGTGGTTCTGGAGCTGGATCTGAAGCTGTATCAGGAGACTGTCAGCGAACTGCTGCAGGACGTCTATACACCGAAAAAACAGGCCGTACTGGTTTCCAGCCCGAAGATCCTGGAAAGCCTTCTGGTGCGGAACTTTTCCAAATGCCGGGTCAGCGACCGCCTGCAGATGGACGGAGTGCAGAATAAGGTTCTGCAGATCTGCCATGGGGAAGGCACGATCAAGGTAGACGAGGTTAAAATCGTGGAAAACGGCATACAGGTGGACGGTGTGGTAGAGCTGAGAATCCTCTACATCATCACTGACGACGAAATGCCCTTCTATTCCATGGAATCGGCCATCCCATTCACCCACGTCATCGAGGCGCCCGGAATCAGCGGAGACTGCAGATACTATCTGAGGACGGATCTGGAGCAGCTGTCCACCACGATGATCGACAGCAATGAAATCGAGGTCAAAGCAGTCATCAATCTGAACGCTGTGGTCCTGGCACGGCAGGAAGAGGAAATTATTGATGAAATCCGTGAAGAAGACCTGGATATGGAAAAACTGCAGAGCATGCCCGGAATCGTGTGCTATCTCGTGCAACCCGGCGACACCCTGTGGGATATTGCCAAACGGTTCTATACAACCGTGGAAGAAATCCAGAAAATAAACGATTTAAAGGGAGAGACCATCAATCCCATGGATTCACTTTTGCTGGTCAAAAAGGTAGAGTAATGCCTTGACAAAGGTTGTGGAAGCAGATAGTATAATAATTGTATACAATGGACATATAATAAGAAAGACCCGGACGACAGCCGGGCATCAGAGAGTATTCGTGCATAGGAAAAAGTTATGAAATTACAGGCGATGGCAAAAATAAATCTGGGCCTTGATGTGGTCCGGAAGCGGGATGACGGATATCATGAGGTCCGCATGATCATGCAGACCATCCAGATGTATGACCAACTGGATATGGCCGAGAGCAGCAGGCCTGGGATACGGCTTGCTACGAACCTGGCGTATCTGCCGAATAACGAGAACAACCTGGTCTATCGGGCGGCAAACATGCTGATGGAGGAATTTCACATAAAGAAGGGGCTGGATATCCGTCTCAGGAAAATGATACCGGTGGCCGCGGGTATGGCCGGCGGAAGCTCTGACGCAGCAGCGGCATTTATTGGAGTCAACCGCATTTTCAGGCTCGGACTGTCAATGGATGAGCTAATGCAGCGTGCCGTGAAGGTTGGAGCGGATGTGCCCTATTGTCTGATGCGGGGAACGGCACTCGCGGAAGGGATCGGGGAGAAGCTGACGCCTCTTGCGCCCATGCCTCCCTGCCATATCCTAATCGGCAAACCAGGTATCAGTGTTTCAACTAAATTTGTCTATAGTAACCTGCGGGCAGGGGAAATCAAGGACCATCCGGATATCAGTGGAATGATCCGCGCGATAGAAGAGGGTTCACTGCCCGGCGTGACTGCCCGCATGGCAAATGTACTGGAACGGGTGACCATACCGGCTCATCCTGTAATAGAAGAAATCAAGAGAAATATGATCGCACACGGTGCCTGCAACGCTCTGATGAGCGGGAGTGGTCCCACGGTATTCGGGATATTTGATAACCGGCGGACGGCGGAGGCGGCCAGCCGCGCCCTCAAAAGGAGTGGGCTGGCCCGGCAGGTATTTCTGACAAGACCTTTTCAAGGGGGAAATACGCATGAAAAATGATGATTTAACAAGTATTATGACAGAATATCAGTATATGCCCCTGCGGGACGTGGTATTTCACACCCTTCGCAGAGGGATCATGCAGGGGGACCTGAAGCCTGGCGAGCGGCTGATGGAAATCAAGCTGGCCAACCGTCTTGGCGTCAGCAGGACGCCGATCCGGGAAGCGATCCGGATGCTGGAGCTGGAAGGGCTGGTGGTGATGATCCCGCGCAAAGGCGCCCAGGTGGCTGAGATTACAGAAAAAGACCTGAAGGACGTGCTTGAAGTGCGGATGGGGCTGGAAGAGCTGGCCGTTAAATTCGCCTGTCAGAGGATCACCGAGGAGCAGCTGGACAACCTGTACCATGCCTCCAGGAAATTTGAAGAGGCGGTGAAGCGGGAAGATCTGACAGAGTTAGCCCAGGCTGATGTGGATTTTCATGACCTGATCTACAAAGCGACCGGGAATGAGCGGCTGGTGCAGCTTCTGAATAATATCCGGGAACAGATGTACCGGTACCGGGTGGAATATCTGAAGGATGAGGAAATCCGCGGCTCCCTGGTCCAGGAGCATGACACTCTGCTGGAGAAGCTGAGTCAGCGGGATCTGGAGGGAGCCAAACAGGTGACCCAGAGCCACATCGAGAGGCAGCAGGCCTATATATTAGAGACGATTTATGGTCAGAATGAAAAAAAGTGAATAAAACCATCAGGTTTGCAGAAGCTAAAAGAGACATCATCAGATGTCTCTTTTTGTTATGAAAGCCCCGGACGGCGGCCAGGCGCCTGGCATGCCTGCATGTGCCAAAGCCTGAACACCGGATGGGCAAGCCAGCATGCACAGGCAGGCCGACAGGCCGATCGCGTATGCTGGCGGCTTCTGTAAGACACCGCTGGAAGCGCAGCTGCCGGCGGCATTCTGTAATAGATGGAGGTTGCCGGATGAAGGTTTCGGAACATATCAGTGAGAACGAAGAATACATCCGCAGTACATGCGAAAATTGTGACGACGTGATCATACGCCCCATGAAGCTGGGGGAGGGGCAGAAAACAGACTGCCTCGTGGCATTTATAGAGGTGGCGGTCAGCAATATGATGCTGGAAGACTCGGTTGTGGGGAAATTTATCAACCAGCTCTGGACGCTGCCGGAAGAACAAATGAGAAGCTTCGTGGAAAAAAACGGAGCCGGGATTTCCGATACGGGAACCTTTGAGACGCTGGAGGAAGCTCTGGAATCCATGCTGGCGGGAAATGCCATATTTTTCATGGACGGATACGGCAAGGCGGTGAAGATTTCCAGCAAGGGCTATCCCAGCATGGGAGTGACCAAGGCGGAGTCCGAAAAGGTGCTCCGCGGGTCCAAGGAAGGGTTTGCCGATTCCGTGAAGGTGAATACGGCCCTGATCCGCAAGCGTGTCCGCAGCACCGGCCTGAAGGTGGAAGAACTGCGGGTAGGCGTCCGGTCGGACACTGTGGTGGCTCTGGTGTATATGGAAGAGTTGGTTTATCCCAAGCTGCTGGAAGAAATTAAGGAGCGGATGGGACAGTTTGAAATTGACGGGGTGCTGGATTCCGGTATGATTGAACAGCTAACGGAAGAGGACTGGCTTTCCCCTTTTCCTCAGTTTGAGACGACGGAGAGGCCGGACCGGGCCGCCATGGAAGCGCTGAACGGCCGGATTGTACTCCTGTGCGACAATTCTCCGGTAGCGCTGCTGCTTCCCACAGTGTTTAACAGCTTTGTGAAAGTCAGTGAGGACCGGTATAACCGGTTTGAAATGGTAAGTTTTCAGAGGCTGCTCCGCTACGGGGCCATATTTGCGGCTTTGCTGATTTCTGGTTTCTACCTTGCGGTAATCAATTTCCATACACAGATTCTGCCGGCCAATCTGATTCTCTCCTTCGCGGAGGCCAGAAAAGGAGTGCCCTTTCCCAGCATGGTGGAAATTCTCCTGATGGAGCTGGCCTTTGAGCTGATCCGGGAAGCCGGGGTGCGGATGCCGGGGCCTTTAAGCGGAACCATAGGTATCGTGGGAGGGCTGATCATCGGCGATGCGGCCGTGGGGGCCAACCTGGTCAGCCCCATGACGGTCGTCGTCGTGGCGGTCAGCGCCCTGAGCTCGCTGGGAATTCCCAATGAAGAATTCTCGGCGCCCTTCCGGCTGTTAAAGTATGGATTTATACTGCTGGGGGGATTCCTGGGCTGCTTCGGGCTGACAGTGGGGCTGTTCCTGCTTGCCGGGCACCTGTCGGGGCTTGTGAGTTTCCACATCCCCTATATGATGCCCTTTGTCAGCCGGGAGCTGCAGGGATATCAGGATGAGAAGGATAACCTGCTGCGGGGTCCGTTCCGCACGCTGAAAAGCCGCCCGGTATTCGCAAGGCGGGATCAGAGAATCCGGTTAAAAGAGAAGGGAGGAAAATGATGTTTTCAGATAATCAACGAATCTCCAGACGGCAGCTGAAACGTCAGATGATCCTGAGCCTCGTTGGGATCCTGCTGCTCTTCCAGGCGGGGGAAATGGCGGCGGGCGGCGGCAACTCCCTGGCGGGGATGCTGATCGGGCTGGCTCTTTTGATCCTGTACCTGTTCTTCCTGGTGCGGGCGTCCGCCGCCTACAGCAACCTGGAACGTTACTTCGGCTGTATCGGCAAATGGCTGATCACCCTGGTTTACTTGTCGTTCTTGGTGCTGAGCGGAAGCTTCCTGCTGGAAAAGGTCAGCTTCGTGACTGAACGGTATCTGCTCTCAGGCGTCCCTCTCCCTGTGATCAGCGCGGTATTTATCCTGGCCGCATGTCTCGGCATGGGCAATGAAGTGCAGAGGAGAGGGCGGCTGGCAGAGCTGGCGTTTCCCTGGGTGCTGGTGCTGTTGGTGCTGCTGCTGGTATTCGCGGCATTTCACCTTCACCAGCCGGATTTTTCACTGATGGAGCCGTGGTCGGCGGAGACCATCACAGAAGGCGCTTACCAGTATTTTACCATGGGCACTTCAGTCAGCCTGGTGGCATTTATCCTGGTCAGGGTGGACAAGGGCAGCAAGGTGAAAAAGGGCGGAACCTTCCGGAGCCTGGCAATCGGCCTTCTGATTGTGACTCTCATACTGCTGGCTACCGTTGCGGTACTGTTGGGAGTTTATGGATTTAAGGGCATTCAGAAAATGGAATTTCCCATTTTGGATCTTATGGCCGGGACCAGCCTGCCGGGGAATTTCCTGAAACGGTTTGACATCGTATGGTTAACCGTACTGATTTTCAGCCTGCTGTTCACATTGGGCAGCGTCCTGTTCTATGGCTGCTGGCTGACAGGGAGGAACGGAGTCCGGCGGGACTGGACCCGGATCATCATGGTGGCGCTGATCTGGCTGGGAAGCCTGATCGGATGGTCGGGAAAGACTATTTCAGATATCTATGCGACGATCCTGCAGGATATCTATGCGCCGCTGTTTCTGCTGATCACCATATTGGCTCTCTGGGCGCAGAAGCGGATACGGAATGAAAAGGAGAGAGGAGATGCTAAGCATGAGGAACAAAGGGAAGAAGAGCCTGAGAAGGCGGCTGAGTGAATGCGCGGCACTCTGTGCGGCAGCCCTTTTCCTGTGGGGCTGCGCAGGCGTAGAACCGGAAAAAAGAGCATATCCGCTGGCTGTTTCGGTGGATTACATCAACGGCGAATACGAAGTTGTATATGGAATGGCTAATTTGCCGGCAGATACGGGGCAGGGCAAGGACCCTCAGGCGGGCGGCGCGGAGCAGAATGCGGGGACTGTTTTCAGAGGAAAAGATCTGAAAGAAATACAGAAGCTCTACGACGCCAGCCAGGAATATGATCTGGATCTCGGTCATGTGCAGGCTGTGGTGCTGGGAAAAAGGCTGCTGTCTTCTGAAGATGCTTCTTCCTATATCTTTCAGTACATGGAAGATAACACGGTTCTGGGGAAGAGCGCTTATCTGTTCCAGACAGAAGATCCGGACGCCCTCATGAAGCTGAACGGGACTACAGTGGATTCCCTGGGGGATTATCTCACAGGGCTTTATGAAAACAGGACCGGGATACAGACCGAGCGGCCCCTCACGCTGGAGAATTTCTTCTATACCTGGAACAATTATGATGAGCTGCCCGTAATTCCGGAAATTCTCGTCAGGGACGGGCAGATAATTTTGGAAAAAACTGTATAAACCTTCATGCATCTGGCGATCCTTCAGACAGGAGGAATAGCTATGAAAGTTTTTAAGTTTTGTAAAAGAAATCTGGCCGTTATTATGGCTGTTATTATAGGAAGCGCCGGCGCTCTGTGGACAGGAATCACCTGGGACCACGTGCAGGAGACACAGATGGAAATCGCGAAGCAGGTGATCCGGTTCCACGTTCTGGCTAACAGCGACAGGACGGCAGACCAGGAAATCAAGCTGCAGGTGAAGGACAGGCTGCTGAAGGAGATGGGAGTTCTGCTGGAGGGTGCGGATACGCTGGATGAAACCCGTGAATGCCTGCAGGAGAACCTGCCCCTTCTGCAGGAAAAGGCGGAGGAGACAGTCCGTCTTGCCGGAAGCAGCCAGGCCGTCACAGTCCGTCTGACGACTGCCGATTTTCCGGTAAAAACATATGGGGATTACACATTTCCGGCAGGCCGGTATGAGACGCTGCAGGTGGAATTGGGAAACGCAAAGGGCCACAACTGGTGGTGTATGATCTATCCGTCTCTCTGTTTTGAGGACGCCCTGCACCCGGCAATGACGGAAAAGGGCGGCAAAAAACTGAAAGGGGTCCTCAGTGACGAGGCATACGACAGCATTTTGCAAAAAGGTGAACTTTCAATTGGTTTTCTCTGGTTTTAGGACAGAAAATATGATAAGCTATAGTGAGGTTGCGAACCTATTAGTAAGAGGATAGGGAGAGGAAAAGATGAACTCAGAAAAGAATGCGCCCATTGGGGTGTTCGATTCGGGCGTCGGCGGCTTGACTGTAGCACGGGAGATCATGAGAAACCTGCCGGATGAACGAATCGTATATTTCGGCGATACCGCCCGTGTTCCTTACGGAAGCAAATCAAAGGCCACGGTCCTGCGATATTCCAGGCAGATCGTCCGGTTCCTGAAGACACAGAAGGTAAAGGCTATCGTAGTAGCCTGCAATACAGCCAGCGCCCTGGCGCTGGACACCATAGAAGAAGAGATCGACCTGCCGATCCTGGGTGTGGTAAGACCCGGGGCCAGCGTGGCCGTTCAGGCCACTCACAACAAGAAAATCGGCGTTATAGCCACAGAGAGCACCATTCACAGTAATCTGTACCAGACCCTGATCCAGCGGGAAGACCCCGAGATCACAGTATATGGAAAGGCGTGCCCGCTGTTTGTGCCTCTGGTAGAAGAGGGCTGGACGAAAGACTCCATAACCGTAGAGGTCGCCAAACGTTATCTGGCAGAGCTGCTGGAGAAGGATATCGATACGCTGATTATGGGCTGCACCCATTATCCGCTGCTGAGGACGCTGCTCAGGAGGATACTCGGCGAACAGGTGACTCTGGTCAATCCGGCCTATGAGACTTCCCAGGCGCTGAAGCGGATGCTCGAAGAGCTGGGCCTGGAGAACGACACTCATTGCCCGGCGGGAGAGAAATACCAATTTTATGCCAGCGACACTGTGGAAAAATTCAACGCATTCGCGAATTCCATATTGCCCTACGATATCAAGACGACGAAGCAGATACCAATAGAAGAGTACTGAGGGAAGAAGTTTAAGGGGAACGATATGACAAAAGAAGTGATCATCACCATACGGGGACTGCAGTTTATCCAGAGCGAAGAGGATATGGAGCCTGTAGAGGTGGTAACGCCTGGAGAATATTACAAGAAGAACGGCCAGCACTATCTGTTGTTTGAGGAAGCAGTGGAAGGCTTTGAGGGAACGACACATAATGTGATGAAATTTAAAGAAGACCAGCTGGAAGTCAGAAAAAAGGGTCTTGTCAATGTACATATGGTATTTGAGGAGAACAAAAAGACGCTGTCCTATTATCAGACGCCTTTTGGCGTTATGAATATGGGAATTGCGGCGACGAATATCCAGGTTCACGAAGGGAAAAATAATATAGACCTGTTGGTCAATTACGCGCTGGATCTGAACGAGAGCTATGTCGCGGACTGCACGATACAGATGAATGTCAAATCCAAAGAAGAGGGCAATTTCCGCCTGGAATCATAAGAAGGAATTCATCAGAAAGATGCTGGACAGATCAGAATAAAAAACAGCCAGGAGTTTTCATTAGTGAAATCCTGGCTGTATGTCTGGCTATTAAGGCTATCAGATCTCTCCGCGTCCCTTTCGGAGAAGCCTGTTGAAGGCGCTTTCTTTCTTTTTCTTGGGCGGTTCCAGAGAACCGCGGATGCCCTTGGCGCCGATGATGTACAGCCCGCTTACTGTCGCTTTGATCTCCTTCTTGACAGGGATCAGTTCATAGACAGCAGCGTCGGCAATAAATGTCATGATCTTAGGGCCGACTTTGGCTTTCACGATGGGAAGCTTTGTCCTTCTCATGAGCTTGGGGGTCTGGTCAATGACCATTTGGGGAAGCCCGGAATCCTTCAGCCTCAGTTTCTTTTTATCGATAATCAGCATGCTCATTACCTGTTTAGCTGCTTCAATCTGTTCTTGTTGTGCTTCCTGCTTCTTCTGTGCTCTCTTCCCAAGTATTACCAATACGATGATGACCGCTGCGACGGCAGCCAGCACGATCAGTAAAATCTGCCACCAATTCATATGCATACCTCCTCTATTATTCTTCCATATTCTATCATTTATTCATTTAAAAGGCAATGCTGAATTTTTCAAAACTTCCGGTTTAAGAATCGCAGGATTATTTTTATTCCAGTGTCCCGTGCTTCTGTTCATGCTGAGAAATGGCCTGGCGAATCAGATATAATATTTCGCCGTTAATAGAGCGTCCGTTGAATTCCGCAAGGCTTTTTAGTTTTTGATGAGTTTCAGAGTTAATGCGTAATCCCAAATGTTTATCTTTATCCATAAAATTTCCTTTCTGATTGATTTGAGCATCGTGTCCATGTAATATATAAGTACATTTTAAGTACGCACAGATGAGCGGTGGCTGGGATGTACTTGTTTTAAGTACATAATATTTTGACCAGATGAAATTTCTAAAAACCGGAAATGCTTTTGAGGATTATTCTTAATATTAAACAATAGTGATAGATAAGGCGACTCCATTGTGAATATTGACAAATGATTGTGGGATATTAACAATAATTAAACCAGAGTGAATGAGTAAAGGAAAGGGGAATTTGATTTATGGAACTGAAAGACAAATTTAGAAAGGGATTGATGGATATGCTTGTTTTAAAAGTCTTATCCAGAAAAGATTCTTACGCTTACCAAATAGCCCAGACACTTGAGAACGTTTCACAAAATGCTGTTACCTTTGCTGTTCCGTCGATGTACCCTCTCCTGAACCGCCTGCAGCGTCAGGGTTTTGTAAGCTCTTATTTCCTGGATGATCCGAAGCACAGGGAACGGGTCTATTATCACATCGAGCCAGCCGGCCGGGAGCAGTTGGATTTGCTGACAGAAGCATATTCCAAAGTAAAAAACGGCGTGGAGGCGATCTTAAATTATTCCATATCAGATATGGATGAGTGAGGAGTATCAGTTTTCTGTCTACTTGCTTAGTATCGCCCTGCTGTGTTATAATAAAACGACCGGCGGCATCACCAGACTTTCGGCTGCTGGTTTGCTTCTGGTAATTGCTGCAGACGAAGGAGAATAAAATGACAGACAAAAGGCTATCGGATGAAGAGCGCCGGCGCCGGGCGGGCATGCGCCGCAGGCAGGAGCTTCGGAGAAAGAGACGGCGGAAAGTGATGATCATGCGTCTGATCATCGCCTTAATAGGCGTATTTGCAGTCTTTCTGGCAGTCTGGGGGATTTCTTCCGCTATCCGTGAGGGGAAAAAACTGACAAGTACGGCGGATGACGGGCAGAAGGAGGCAGTCGTCCAGGCGGCAGGTATGTCTGAACCAGGCAAGTATGCGGAACTTCTGGCCGCGCAATATGACTATGACAGTGCGATCGCGGTTCTGGAATCCATGGAAAACGCGAAGAAGGATGAAGCGATACAGGCTGCAATCGGGGAATATAAAGCAGAAAAAGAAAAACTGGCCGCAGTGGATGCAAGTTCAGTGCGCCATTTTTCTTTTCCAACATTATTGGTGAATGAGGCGGCTGCGGCTGAGGGGACATCTCCCCTGACAGTGGAACAGTTCCGTCAGATCCTTCAGGAACTGTATGACGGCGGCTACGTGCTGGTGGATCTCTATGATCTGGCTTCTGCAGTAAAAGATGAAGAAGGAAACGTTAGCTATGAAGCAGGCGTGCTCTATCTGCCGGAAGGGAAAAAGCCGTTTGTGCTGTCTCAGCGGGATGTGAGCTATCCCTTTGAAAAAGCGGGGAACGGTTATGCCTCGCGGCTGATCGTAGACGATGAAGGCAGGGTGGTTAATGAATATAAGCAGCCAGACGGCAATACGGTGACGGGAGATTATGATATTGTGCCCTGTCTGGAGACATTTATCAGCGAGCATCCGGACTTTTCCTACCGGGGA includes:
- the murI gene encoding glutamate racemase, whose translation is MNSEKNAPIGVFDSGVGGLTVAREIMRNLPDERIVYFGDTARVPYGSKSKATVLRYSRQIVRFLKTQKVKAIVVACNTASALALDTIEEEIDLPILGVVRPGASVAVQATHNKKIGVIATESTIHSNLYQTLIQREDPEITVYGKACPLFVPLVEEGWTKDSITVEVAKRYLAELLEKDIDTLIMGCTHYPLLRTLLRRILGEQVTLVNPAYETSQALKRMLEELGLENDTHCPAGEKYQFYASDTVEKFNAFANSILPYDIKTTKQIPIEEY
- a CDS encoding GntR family transcriptional regulator, with the protein product MKNDDLTSIMTEYQYMPLRDVVFHTLRRGIMQGDLKPGERLMEIKLANRLGVSRTPIREAIRMLELEGLVVMIPRKGAQVAEITEKDLKDVLEVRMGLEELAVKFACQRITEEQLDNLYHASRKFEEAVKREDLTELAQADVDFHDLIYKATGNERLVQLLNNIREQMYRYRVEYLKDEEIRGSLVQEHDTLLEKLSQRDLEGAKQVTQSHIERQQAYILETIYGQNEKK
- a CDS encoding DUF3794 and LysM peptidoglycan-binding domain-containing protein translates to MELIKNHLHQLNMKSEAVSQVTFDEDYNVPDVKPDVGRMIQKKGEVTVAEVQVNEGRAKIAGSLCFSLLYVSDGEEKKVYSLEGELPIDESLNLDGLSSGDKICLKWEIEDLSIHLINSRKLNVKAIVTFNASVEELADIELPTDLKEPEDVSVKKKNIRVLELGVHKKDTLRVKKEMTIASNKPNIHGILWKDIEIRGMDLRAEEDKMSVKGELFVFVLYAGADEDNPLQWLEQAIPFSGEVECAGCTSDMIPNIEVTMIQNTMEIAPDADGEERMLQMDVVLELDLKLYQETVSELLQDVYTPKKQAVLVSSPKILESLLVRNFSKCRVSDRLQMDGVQNKVLQICHGEGTIKVDEVKIVENGIQVDGVVELRILYIITDDEMPFYSMESAIPFTHVIEAPGISGDCRYYLRTDLEQLSTTMIDSNEIEVKAVINLNAVVLARQEEEIIDEIREEDLDMEKLQSMPGIVCYLVQPGDTLWDIAKRFYTTVEEIQKINDLKGETINPMDSLLLVKKVE
- the spoIIR gene encoding stage II sporulation protein R, whose amino-acid sequence is MKVFKFCKRNLAVIMAVIIGSAGALWTGITWDHVQETQMEIAKQVIRFHVLANSDRTADQEIKLQVKDRLLKEMGVLLEGADTLDETRECLQENLPLLQEKAEETVRLAGSSQAVTVRLTTADFPVKTYGDYTFPAGRYETLQVELGNAKGHNWWCMIYPSLCFEDALHPAMTEKGGKKLKGVLSDEAYDSILQKGELSIGFLWF
- a CDS encoding Ger(x)C family spore germination protein, translating into MRNKGKKSLRRRLSECAALCAAALFLWGCAGVEPEKRAYPLAVSVDYINGEYEVVYGMANLPADTGQGKDPQAGGAEQNAGTVFRGKDLKEIQKLYDASQEYDLDLGHVQAVVLGKRLLSSEDASSYIFQYMEDNTVLGKSAYLFQTEDPDALMKLNGTTVDSLGDYLTGLYENRTGIQTERPLTLENFFYTWNNYDELPVIPEILVRDGQIILEKTV
- a CDS encoding spore germination protein; the protein is MKVSEHISENEEYIRSTCENCDDVIIRPMKLGEGQKTDCLVAFIEVAVSNMMLEDSVVGKFINQLWTLPEEQMRSFVEKNGAGISDTGTFETLEEALESMLAGNAIFFMDGYGKAVKISSKGYPSMGVTKAESEKVLRGSKEGFADSVKVNTALIRKRVRSTGLKVEELRVGVRSDTVVALVYMEELVYPKLLEEIKERMGQFEIDGVLDSGMIEQLTEEDWLSPFPQFETTERPDRAAMEALNGRIVLLCDNSPVALLLPTVFNSFVKVSEDRYNRFEMVSFQRLLRYGAIFAALLISGFYLAVINFHTQILPANLILSFAEARKGVPFPSMVEILLMELAFELIREAGVRMPGPLSGTIGIVGGLIIGDAAVGANLVSPMTVVVVAVSALSSLGIPNEEFSAPFRLLKYGFILLGGFLGCFGLTVGLFLLAGHLSGLVSFHIPYMMPFVSRELQGYQDEKDNLLRGPFRTLKSRPVFARRDQRIRLKEKGGK
- a CDS encoding GerAB/ArcD/ProY family transporter; this translates as MMFSDNQRISRRQLKRQMILSLVGILLLFQAGEMAAGGGNSLAGMLIGLALLILYLFFLVRASAAYSNLERYFGCIGKWLITLVYLSFLVLSGSFLLEKVSFVTERYLLSGVPLPVISAVFILAACLGMGNEVQRRGRLAELAFPWVLVLLVLLLVFAAFHLHQPDFSLMEPWSAETITEGAYQYFTMGTSVSLVAFILVRVDKGSKVKKGGTFRSLAIGLLIVTLILLATVAVLLGVYGFKGIQKMEFPILDLMAGTSLPGNFLKRFDIVWLTVLIFSLLFTLGSVLFYGCWLTGRNGVRRDWTRIIMVALIWLGSLIGWSGKTISDIYATILQDIYAPLFLLITILALWAQKRIRNEKERGDAKHEEQREEEPEKAAE
- the ispE gene encoding 4-(cytidine 5'-diphospho)-2-C-methyl-D-erythritol kinase produces the protein MKLQAMAKINLGLDVVRKRDDGYHEVRMIMQTIQMYDQLDMAESSRPGIRLATNLAYLPNNENNLVYRAANMLMEEFHIKKGLDIRLRKMIPVAAGMAGGSSDAAAAFIGVNRIFRLGLSMDELMQRAVKVGADVPYCLMRGTALAEGIGEKLTPLAPMPPCHILIGKPGISVSTKFVYSNLRAGEIKDHPDISGMIRAIEEGSLPGVTARMANVLERVTIPAHPVIEEIKRNMIAHGACNALMSGSGPTVFGIFDNRRTAEAASRALKRSGLARQVFLTRPFQGGNTHEK
- a CDS encoding DUF1934 domain-containing protein; translation: MTKEVIITIRGLQFIQSEEDMEPVEVVTPGEYYKKNGQHYLLFEEAVEGFEGTTHNVMKFKEDQLEVRKKGLVNVHMVFEENKKTLSYYQTPFGVMNMGIAATNIQVHEGKNNIDLLVNYALDLNESYVADCTIQMNVKSKEEGNFRLES
- a CDS encoding protease complex subunit PrcB family protein, translated to MKKCFLLAPLILLMACLCCGCGITNVEEGERKAVEYTVLKTDAIPPEVAEVIKAQGDAEFQMTYKSDGFLYILRGYGKQKSGGYSIQVEEVTATDGALHVKTRLLGPETKEEQKGDGSVPYLVIKTEDLELPVVFE